The following are from one region of the Candidatus Cloacimonadota bacterium genome:
- a CDS encoding rod shape-determining protein — translation MSFFDHVGMKANDIAIDLGTANTLVYKKNAGIVIDEPSVVAVSNDSKKIIAIGQQAKVMLGKNPDEVRVVKPMKDGVIADFQVTELMLRDLILRAQRKRLLVRPRVIVCVPSGITEVEKRAVRDSALHAGAREVYLVSEPVAAAIGADLPIEEAFGNMVMDIGGGTSEIAVISLSHIVVHNSIRVGGDKMDNDIISYLRKKNNLHVGLQTAEKIKMTIGSAYPLKEELTMDVRGRDIVSGFPVTIKISSEEVREALSETIATMVDAIKRLFERTAPELSADIAERGIFLTGGGAMLKGLDEKISKTVDLPVYVVPDALECVVKGAGKVLDELDRYRDVLIKRIED, via the coding sequence ATGTCATTTTTCGATCATGTCGGCATGAAAGCCAACGACATCGCCATCGATCTGGGCACGGCTAACACCCTTGTTTACAAAAAGAACGCGGGCATAGTTATTGACGAACCCTCGGTGGTGGCGGTTTCCAACGACAGTAAAAAGATCATCGCCATCGGCCAGCAGGCCAAGGTGATGCTGGGCAAAAACCCTGATGAAGTGCGGGTTGTCAAACCCATGAAAGACGGCGTGATAGCGGATTTCCAGGTGACGGAGCTGATGCTGCGCGACCTGATCCTGCGGGCTCAAAGAAAGCGCCTGCTGGTGCGTCCGCGGGTCATCGTCTGCGTGCCTTCGGGAATCACGGAAGTGGAAAAACGGGCCGTGCGGGACAGTGCTTTGCATGCCGGGGCCAGGGAAGTTTATCTGGTTTCCGAGCCTGTGGCCGCGGCCATCGGGGCGGACCTGCCCATCGAAGAAGCCTTTGGCAACATGGTGATGGACATTGGCGGCGGCACCAGCGAAATCGCCGTTATCTCGCTCTCCCACATCGTGGTGCACAATTCCATCCGTGTGGGCGGCGATAAGATGGACAACGACATCATCAGCTATCTGCGCAAGAAAAACAATCTCCACGTCGGCCTGCAAACCGCTGAAAAGATCAAGATGACAATCGGCAGCGCCTATCCGTTGAAAGAAGAACTCACCATGGACGTGCGCGGACGCGACATCGTTTCCGGTTTCCCGGTGACCATCAAGATCAGCTCAGAAGAGGTGCGGGAAGCGCTTTCAGAGACAATTGCGACCATGGTAGACGCCATAAAGAGACTGTTTGAACGCACAGCGCCGGAACTTTCAGCCGATATCGCAGAACGCGGCATCTTCCTCACCGGCGGCGGGGCCATGCTGAAAGGTCTGGACGAAAAGATTTCCAAAACCGTGGACTTGCCTGTCTATGTGGTGCCGGACGCCCTGGAGTGTGTGGTGAAAGGCGCCGGCAAGGTTTTGGACGAACTGGACCGCTACCGCGACGTGCTGATAAAACGCATCGAAGACTGA
- a CDS encoding glucose-6-phosphate isomerase: MLRFEHFNLLHSEALPTAIPAAKVKDYYYACMQAHEEIQADRHSNILGFYDLPEYDVCPIEDFVASLDPRFETLVVLGIGGSALGNRALYSALRTERELPRRVLVYDNVDPVFLHEILAQIDLDTTLFNVITKSGTTAETMAGYMILADLIRKRYPADYTKRLIITTDREKGFLRQVIKDEGYPSFVVPDNVGGRFSVLTDVGLLSSAFAGIRIRKLLSGAASMRSRCENLDEFGNPAYLNGLLHYLYMREGKNISVMMPYSNSLYDLADWYRQLWAESLGKRHDVKGREIMVGQTPVKALGTTDQHSQVQLYTEGPNDKVFTFLRVENFAHDFSIPNLHPDRAEVSYLGGRKLSELLNAERLATEIALTKANRPNCNIVFPALDEFHLGEFIMMFEIQTVFTGKLLHINPLDQPGVEAGKIATYALMGKAGFDKEREEIKQYIEDRKQQN, encoded by the coding sequence GCATGCAGGCCCACGAAGAGATCCAGGCCGACCGCCACTCCAATATCCTGGGCTTTTACGACCTGCCGGAATATGACGTTTGCCCCATAGAAGATTTCGTGGCCAGCCTCGATCCCCGTTTTGAAACCCTCGTGGTGCTGGGCATCGGCGGTTCCGCTCTTGGCAACCGAGCTCTATATTCCGCGCTGCGAACGGAACGCGAGCTGCCCCGCCGGGTTTTGGTTTACGATAACGTCGATCCCGTTTTCCTGCACGAAATCCTGGCCCAGATCGACCTCGACACCACCCTCTTCAACGTGATCACCAAAAGCGGCACCACCGCCGAAACCATGGCTGGATACATGATTCTGGCAGATCTCATCCGCAAGCGTTATCCAGCGGATTACACCAAACGGCTGATCATCACCACCGACCGCGAGAAAGGCTTTCTGCGCCAGGTGATCAAAGACGAAGGCTATCCCTCCTTCGTGGTGCCGGACAACGTGGGCGGGCGCTTTTCCGTGCTTACCGATGTCGGCTTGCTCTCATCAGCTTTCGCGGGCATCAGGATTCGCAAACTCCTCAGCGGTGCCGCCTCCATGCGGTCGCGCTGTGAAAACCTTGATGAATTCGGCAATCCGGCCTATCTGAACGGTCTGCTCCACTATCTTTACATGCGAGAGGGCAAAAACATCTCTGTGATGATGCCCTATTCCAATTCGCTTTACGACCTCGCGGACTGGTATCGCCAACTCTGGGCCGAATCTCTGGGCAAACGCCATGACGTGAAGGGTCGCGAAATCATGGTTGGCCAGACCCCGGTGAAAGCGCTGGGCACCACGGACCAGCATTCCCAGGTGCAGCTTTACACCGAAGGCCCGAACGACAAAGTCTTCACTTTCCTCAGGGTTGAAAACTTTGCCCACGATTTCAGCATTCCCAACCTCCATCCCGACCGCGCGGAGGTCAGCTACCTCGGCGGCAGGAAACTTTCCGAACTGCTTAACGCCGAACGCCTTGCCACCGAAATCGCCCTCACCAAAGCCAACCGCCCCAACTGCAATATCGTTTTCCCTGCCCTCGACGAATTCCACCTCGGCGAGTTCATCATGATGTTCGAAATCCAGACCGTTTTCACCGGCAAGTTGCTGCATATCAATCCATTGGACCAGCCTGGCGTGGAAGCCGGCAAAATCGCCACTTACGCCCTCATGGGGAAGGCCGGCTTCGACAAGGAACGCGAGGAGATCAAGCAGTATATTGAGGATAGAAAACAGCAGAACTGA